The following nucleotide sequence is from Lacinutrix sp. Hel_I_90.
TAATCAATGAGGCAGCAGATGCGCTATTTTTAAACATTGCGTCAGCCAAAGATATTGATAATGCCATGACCAAAGGTGTTAATTATCCTAAAGGCTTGTTGGCCTGGGCAGACGAAAAAGGAATCGATTGGTGTGTTTCAAAAATGGATGAACTATATGATGAGTATCACGAAGACCGATACCGTTGCAGTCCATTATTGCGTAAAATGAATAAGAAAGGGATTAGGTTTTTTGAAAACTAGGTTTGAGGTATGAGGAAATCGAAGTATCATTTTAAATTTGAAGAGTTAGGGATATATTCCAAAGCAATGGAATTTGGAGAAGTAGTAAATAGTTTAGGGAATAAATTCCCAAAACAAGAACGTTTTGAATTGACTTCTCAATTTAAACGTGCAGCAGATTCAATAGCCTTAAATATTGCTGAAGGTTCAGCAGGAACTGATAAGCAATTTCACTATTATTTAGGAAATGCATGGTATAGTGCTCA
It contains:
- a CDS encoding four helix bundle protein, with amino-acid sequence MRKSKYHFKFEELGIYSKAMEFGEVVNSLGNKFPKQERFELTSQFKRAADSIALNIAEGSAGTDKQFHYYLGNAWYSAHECISCSSKAQMRNYISVEEDEENRRLIT